Proteins from one Petrotoga miotherma DSM 10691 genomic window:
- a CDS encoding MBL fold metallo-hydrolase, with amino-acid sequence MFESYDNVYNFWFENGASSVTFLEHDDGLIAFDSSLYPKKFENMVKIVEERTSKKLKKVFFTHFHPDHTFGAVFSKRKFDLYMNKKTLDFLNTLDTTFLKESSKVAEYNFNNFKEALKEKDIVIFENSIFLFLKDQILSSENIGGHTLDSTIYILKPQGYLISGDLVFSKVHAEILNSNVDQWISRLNSLSSLDIKMVFPGHGKPESKKLLREQLSYLKRKKSGEDMEKRYADYSLPDLAHL; translated from the coding sequence ATGTTTGAAAGTTACGATAATGTTTACAACTTTTGGTTTGAAAATGGTGCAAGTTCTGTTACATTTTTGGAACACGACGATGGCTTGATAGCCTTTGATAGTTCCCTTTATCCAAAAAAGTTTGAAAATATGGTGAAAATAGTTGAAGAACGGACTTCAAAAAAATTAAAAAAAGTTTTTTTTACTCATTTTCACCCTGATCACACCTTTGGAGCTGTTTTTAGCAAACGTAAATTTGATCTATATATGAACAAAAAAACATTGGACTTTCTTAATACCTTGGATACCACGTTTTTAAAAGAAAGTTCAAAGGTAGCAGAGTACAACTTCAACAATTTCAAAGAGGCTTTAAAAGAAAAAGACATCGTCATTTTTGAGAATTCTATTTTTCTTTTTTTAAAAGATCAAATTTTATCATCGGAAAATATTGGCGGACATACTTTAGATTCAACAATTTATATCCTAAAACCACAAGGATATCTAATAAGTGGTGATCTCGTATTTTCTAAGGTGCATGCTGAAATACTCAATTCCAATGTTGACCAGTGGATATCCAGATTAAATAGCTTATCTTCCTTAGATATAAAAATGGTTTTTCCAGGGCATGGGAAACCAGAAAGTAAAAAGCTTTTGAGAGAACAATTGAGCTATTTGAAAAGAAAGAAAAGCGGGGAGGATATGGAAAAAAGGTACGCAGATTATTCCTTGCCAGATTTAGCTCATTTATAG